The nucleotide window GCATTACTTGATCCAGAGTTTGCTGCTGGCAAGCCCAAGGCTGCACATTCAGAGAGGAATGCTTTGTTATTGCACAACTTTGTATTGCAGTGATATAAGTAAAAGAAATGACAATAGAAGACTGTCAGAACAAATTTAAGTAACATGTATGTATCTAATTAACAACCAAGTATGCTTTGTACTGTAACAAAATTCCAGACTCAAAAGCTACATCATATGTCGACTATGATGGTTTTAAATAGCCCAAAATCTACTCGTCTGCTGAGCCAGAAGAATGGTGTGGGAAAGCCGACCACACATCCGCCCATGTCCTCACTCCCTCAGCTATATCCTTGACAACAGACGCTGCCTCACTCACATCAACCCGGATCTGATCCTTGCTGTCTCGTTCCCGGATTGTCACAGAAGATACGGAATCAACTGTGATTGCAAACGGTACACCCAGTTCATCAGTCCGTGCGTATCGTTTCCCAATTGAGGTACCTGAGGAATATCCAAAATCAAACAGTTGACAAACTCATAACCAATTGGTTTATAAATTAGGGTCAGTAACCCATTAATTCCAACTAAAAGCACAAAATGGCTCAAGTTCCCATACCTGTGATGTCAATTTTATGTGATATCCCAGATGCAGTCAGTGATTTGGAAATGACTTTAGAAACTTCCTCATACTCTTGCTTCTGAACCAACGGGAAAACTGTGCACTTGATGGGTGCCACAAGAGGGGGAAAACGGAACACATTAAACTGTTCATTCCCATCTTTACTTGGCCGCATGTAGTATGAGTGCTCATAGAGGCAATATATTATCCGACCGATGCCAAAAGAAGGCTCAATTACCGAGGGCGTGAATACTCTCTggtgttctttctttttctcctttgaaATTGTTACCATACTTGAATTAATAGATACTTTCTTCTCTAGAGTGCAGACATAAAACTCTACCTCCCCTTTTGACTCTAAATCAGTCTTCATTTtcaaagcttcttcttctttcatggCCTGAAATGCACAAGGCAATACATGCATAAACACAAAATCCCATTTTCAATCAAGTCACGAAATGACAAACCAGTAGAGTGAATTCACCTCCAAAGCTTCAAGTACTTTCTTTTGGTCCCCCTTGAAAGCAAGACCAATCGCTTTCTTTACAGGAGATATAACCAATTTCTGAAATTACAAAAACAAATCAGTAATGAAAAAGCATGTTTACTAAACACAGTGGCTGTTCACAGGATGAAAATGCATTACCTCAACTTCTCTTGGTTCGGAATATTTTTCCTGTGCCTCAAGATCAACTCTACTTTTCTCCTGccataaaacaaaaaacaataatcGATGAGCATATAGATATCACATCAAGCCTCATAGCAACAGTTTATGCTGTAAACCTTCTATTCTGAGGGTATatgaatttattttaaaaagtgAAATTTTAGTTCACATTCAAAATACCACTGAACCAGACGTATTAAATAGAACAACAATAGCAATTGCTTTCTTGATTATAAATCCCACCATCTGGTTATAATGATCACTGacaaagaagactgcatatttaTACTTTTTGACTGCAAATTTATACTTTACTTGAAGTCCGTTAGCAATAGTTAACAAGTCATTACCGAATGAGCCTTCAAGTCATACGCAGATCTATCTGCAATACCCACGCACTCAATCCAGCCATATGAAGTCTCAATCTCAGCATCCCAACAGTCCTGGGCATAGTGAGCCATTTCATTTGCAAGGTGCTGCCGGAACCTTAAACGGTTCTTGTCTATACCCAGATGAGTGAGGAAGAGGTATACTCTCCCAATAAAGTAGCCAAGTGTTTCGTTGTCGACAATTTTAGAATCCTACATGATATTAAGAAACAACAATGTCAATGAAATAGGGAGAAGAACACAACCAAGGTAAGGTAAAATGAGATAGAAACCAACCTTAGAAGATACAGCTTCACCTAGTGAGATTATCCTTGCAGACTGGCCAGGCTTCTGTTCATCCCTTGGGAACATCAGAAACTCCAAATGTGCAACATCAGAGAATTTTGGGTGAGATTTGTCTTCGGGGTCAACAAAGTGCTCAATCTCTGCAAGTGTAAACTCACGGACTCTCAAAAGACCTTGGCGAGGTGATATCTGCATCAGGAATAAACTATGAGTCCAACAAAGAAACCGAATCTGGACCTTCCATCAAGAAGAATGAGCACAGAACCATTGGCTAGTAGGAGAAACCACAAATTACAaaccatttttattttgtaatttcacAGCCATTtcaatatataaacaaatatCTGCCCACAAGGAAAGCAGTATCACAGAATCAAACGAAGAAAAGTATGACCTCATTTCTAAAAGCCTGGCCAATTTGGGCTGCAGCAAAAGGGAGTTTGTTCCCATTGTAATAGTACAAGTCCCTAAAATTCACAAATATGCCTTGGGCAGTTTCTGGACGCATATACCTGCAGCAGAATATATGTTATAAGACACTACAATAGGGAGGATTAATGGAAAAAGGAAGCTTTTGAAATTATCTGGACACATATCATGTAGGGAACTAATACATAAACAAAGGAACAAAATATGTTCCATGAGTTTTTAAAACCTCACCCGGTGCTCACACCAGAAGGACCAATTGATGTTTGAAACATCAGGTTGAATGGATAAGGATCCGAGAGAGGGTTCTTTGTGTCAGGGGCTGTAATACCATATTTCTTTATACATGCACCCAGCTCTTCAGCGGAGAGGACATCTAATTTGGAAAGTACTTCTTTCAGTTCCATTGCCATCTCTGAAGTAATTCTGAGGTCCTTTTCAAGCTTATCTTTACAGTAATCCTTGAGCAAGTGATCAGCTCTGTAGCACATCCCAGACGCCTCATCCTTAACCATAAGATCGGTGAATTTCTCCACATGACCCGATGCTTTCAAAACCACCTCAGGTGTGACACAAGGGCAGTCAACTTCCAACATGTTCTCTTCAAGCACAAAATGCTGCAAAATTGAATCCCATAAGACTTGAAACACCATGCCACTCTTAAGTTTCGCTTGCCAGTTAAGAGTAAATTTTACAAGGACATCAAGAAAACTAATACAAGTAGAAGCAAATACCCAAGGTATGAATAAACTACGatatatgaagtttggaaaAAAGGCATCTGATCCTTATCTAGTTCTAGTTGTTGTTTCAATTTGTTCTCCCTATCTTTTCAAAAACAGGACTAGAACCGAATACAGTAATCCATATCAAAGTAGCACGATAGAATCAGCATAGAAGACACATGATTAAAattcaacaaaacaagtatGAAGCCTCTAGCATTTAGTAATGAAATACTCATAGCAAACGAATACATTTTGCTTCTCATACACGTTTCTGTTTTCATCTATTCTCAATCCATTGTAGAACATGaacttattcttcatttgaatTGAGTATTAGCAGATAGAACGTTTTAATCACTTCAGTATGAACAGCTTGAATTGCAAAGCAAAATAATCCATATACCAATTTAGCaaaaaattggagaagaatcGTACTGTACCTGACGCCAAAACCCTAGGACATTGGACTTGACGGCGCAACCAGGAGGCCCGTAGTCGTAGAGGCCAGCAACGCCGCCGTAAATCTTGAAAGCGGGAATATAAAACAAACGGCGCTCCAGAGTATTCACCACAGCCTGACGTAACGCCTCCTTGTTAACGGAGCCGCCGTCGTCGCCGCTGATGGTGGCTTGGAGGTCTTTCTCGATCGACGCCTTCTCAAGCTTGAGCGCGTTCAAGGCCTCAATGGCGGCGTCAAGTTCCGTCTTGGCGGCGCCGGATTTCTTCAGAGAACGGACCTGGTTGCCCTGGCTCTCGACCTCCGAGAGCTTCTCGGAGAGGGCTTTGCGGAGGGAGTcctcggaggaggaagaagcggccatggtggtggtggttctgAAGCGGAGAGGTAGAGACGATGAGGAGCGAGTGAGACGAGTGAAGAAAGTGTGGCCAATTGGTATCGATGAGGTTAGGAAAGTGAGGATGCGCATGCGAAGAGTGGATGATAGTGTAGAATGCGACTGTTTAGGGTTTAGTGAGAATCAAACCCCCTGAAACGACGTCGCGTTTGGGGTGCGGATCGTTACCGTTGATATCTGGATATCTTTCATCAACCACTATCCAGAATAGGTGGCGAATAATTCGGgcgaatatttttttttcttttctcaattgATATGCGCGATTCTTTGTCTAGAAAAAATTATCCCTGAATTGGATGATTTTACGAACAAGACACCataactaaaaaataataataacataaCAAAAGGGTGAGATTCTACTCATAACTAAAATGCTGATAAAATATTAGACTGAGTGATAGCGCCATAGCagtaagaaattttttttttttttgaatagaaattgatatcattagaatCAATAGCCATGAAAAAGCTAGAGTCTACAAACCCTCAAATAAGAACCCTGGTAAGTAACAACCAGTACAACCTACCTAAGAAAATGCAAACAATTAAAGTTCTAAAAGCGCTCGCTTGATGCCTATACAAGAAAGGATTTCCTCGTCTTATAAGGAaatgaaatcattcaactagtctCTAcctgccaatcacgcaattgtggtacaaagcAAGTAACTAGAAACGTCTCAGAAAACTTATAGAAGCTCTCCCAACCTACACAGGCTTGAAACCCTAGGCAACGAAGATCTATGCCACAACTAGCTCCTTTCCTTTCGGATTAGAGCTTGCAGTAGCATCTGCACCATTCAGGTTAGACAACAGACTCTTCTTAGCAGATTTCCGCTTCCCAACACCATCTACCTTCAAGTCCTTCATCTTTGCCGCGGTACCAGATAGGATTTTATTTTTGCTTCCCACTGGCCtccctctcttctttttcaccaTGCCTTGAACATTCTGTGGCAGTGAGACCAACCCCATATCAGCAGGctccatatttttttttaccaacTGCCAAActcaatttgaatttctttggaGATATGGTGATTTCAGCCTCAACCCTAGAACGACGCTTGCCTGTTAATGATTCCACCATACCATCAAACTCATCTATCTCTCTAATGCTCACCTTACGACGTGGTTTTTGCACCAAATATGTAGGATTGCACAGGACTTGCTCCGGGATCATCCTAGGGAGTtgagtcttgaagatcaaaCTGTGCCCATTGAAAGAAACCCTAGGATTGAACGCAGCTACATGGCTGCAACCTTCAGAACCCGACCCCGTAGTCAAGCCGCCGATCCCGACCTGTATGGCATTACCCTGCGCCACTGGCGACGGCCCTAATACCGTGCGCTCTGCAGCATCATCTTATTCGTTCAGCGGCGGCCCCGAGCACGGCAGTCCAACATGGGTGATCAACCCACACACTCCACACCTCCCAAACAACTTATCATACCTGAATTTGCATAGAAACTCCACTGTGTCCTCCACCCAATACCAACGTTGAAAGGACAATGGCCTAATCAGAGGAATCTCAACCCTAATCTGGTACTTGCCAACCTTCTTCCCCTGCTTATCAATCTCCTGAAAGTCTCCCAACACATATCCGATCATCGTCATCACCCTTTCAGATCTAAACGCAGGTGGAATATCCTGCATCGTGATCCAATAGGAGGATTTCACCAATGGCACCTTCTCAATTAGCATAACCCCATCATACTCAGCCAAAGCCACAGGAGCACGGTTAAAACCCCACGGTGCGcccctccaaaccctagctcgaTCTGTGGGATCTGAAAAAGTGAACAAAACCCTACCTCCTTCAGCTTCTTCAACTTGCAGCGTCTCATTGACCCTCCAGGCAGATCGAAACATACCTAGGAAGGAACGGACCTTGAACTCCCTAGCAGTGAGGAGTTTTcctgttacgtcccgaacctaaatttactgatttactaatcattaggacggtaaacgccatttactttcacttttactgtcgtttcagtacTATTAGGGcgccctaaaatatgactttttgttcgggtcaaaatttgagaaaatgttttcatgaaagttgtagaggacgttaaaccgagcgcgtgcatatgtggtacgtaaaaatcagagttcatatgagaaagttatggccaaaatactaaagttactgtttatagtaattttctataaatagccgagttactgtggtaagtttccattttcggaaacttaccgagccctcctgattctctcttcctctccgacctcttcaccttcttccggccataactcctccatccggcgacggattttgacgtataagatgtcgttggaaagctctcttccttcccttcatttctgggttcatttcgtagcttaatatgaactaTGGAAGATGCAgaaacgagaagaagaggacggtcactgtagcagttttgagtcaacgccgatattttccgattccgacaatctccggccaccaaattggcgtcgaaggttcggtttttgacatagatcatttcccctaaggtctttcatttcaatttgcagtgtagaggtcgaattaacaatttcaatttctagggttcttggaatttctggaaatttttcaccggccaaattggatctcttccaggtaaaattggaacttgttgtagttgagaaagaggttggatttgttgagtagatggtgctgccaaattttggtggccatcggaggtggttgccggtggcgcgttgggcccacgcgctgccactgttggtggcgcgtggaggcgtgtagggcagtgttttaattttggtttttagcccattaaattgtatatatgttgtagagcttgtatgtgaagtttggtgaattatggaggagtttggaattatttgtgaatttccgaagtttgaagttttgtgattgaattgttggaaattcggccgtcggatttccctcgttttcgttttggaatatgttaattgaggaattggtgttgtgggagagatttgggttgaatttgagaagtaatggagatagggattttcaggtttcgtttaggttcgtaattattttatcggattgccgtttacggaaatataattgtgtacagggtaatgccgcgagctacggttaaatgaagtaactcgtttgcgtggtcgcccaatagtactgtgagtggactcttgttttaaataatgatgcatgcgtttattttcttgaattaatgctttattttattaacatattattttccgagcatatgaattgatttcggaatttgatttcgatttatctcgtggatttgctttcattaatgattttcatgaagtaattatgatttataccgcttgtgaatttcggatattaatttgttatgctcggattcaagtttataatttatgttgaatttcgacgaattatttttccgaggtgatttccgaaattatactatttatattatattgctattcgtcgatttgagattttataagagattttcgaaatgagatttcgatggagttagttttcatatttatttatcgaccttcggttttggcattgggaatgccttgatgatgatctaattattcttttagcgtgtgggacacgctgtcgaTTTTTGTGGCtttctacgagaatttccgggtacggttgggaatcgtacctgtgttttctttattcgcgggacttatggggaagtcttactgattttttattttcgtatgattttaacccaccatacctgggtcgtcatatttattgctagctagcctattagtactcctctctgcttactatgtgttcgtgggtgagtaagagcagggcatgggatgctccagagtgtgggacactccgacccgagcctgggaggctcccttctttcgtatggtgaaacttcttccccatatttttttcgttgcttgactagcggggctagtccgattttcactgtagccagcggggctggtcttatcttcttgagaaacgagatttcggttttacaatatatttgtttttcgaatcttgtgactagcggggctagtcggtgtATCGTTTTGAAATCCTTGGATTTAAAGTTAAATGTGTTTTACCATTtgtgcatgcatcggtttttaatgaaataaatgtgggaaagtatgaaatcctttttcttttaaattgtttattttgtccactcacgctaacgtttttcgtctactttcccctgagcctttcggtttctaatgcccagtttgcaggcgaattagtggaggtcgggcgtacatgacatttgaggcatagttgtcactacttccgcagcgtaggatcgcttgatcctttactcttctttttatagccttgtgtatagtagtattgctctgataacctttgggattaatatttttgagttttgtgttttgtgaaagtggagttgttggtaattgggagcagggtggctccaggagtataaggtcggtttgcttgaagtgtttttgtgtgttttacaggtttttgggtagtctattTTAGAGGtaactctgccgaatttttggtagagttatccctaaggtgggccccacagggccacctcggattttagggtgaaattcggggcgggtcctgtcatttcCAACCATAAAAACTTCAGATTGTCGCAAGCCCTTGCCTTACGAT belongs to Rosa chinensis cultivar Old Blush chromosome 4, RchiOBHm-V2, whole genome shotgun sequence and includes:
- the LOC112197723 gene encoding glycine--tRNA ligase, mitochondrial 1 is translated as MRILTFLTSSIPIGHTFFTRLTRSSSSLPLRFRTTTTMAASSSSEDSLRKALSEKLSEVESQGNQVRSLKKSGAAKTELDAAIEALNALKLEKASIEKDLQATISGDDGGSVNKEALRQAVVNTLERRLFYIPAFKIYGGVAGLYDYGPPGCAVKSNVLGFWRQHFVLEENMLEVDCPCVTPEVVLKASGHVEKFTDLMVKDEASGMCYRADHLLKDYCKDKLEKDLRITSEMAMELKEVLSKLDVLSAEELGACIKKYGITAPDTKNPLSDPYPFNLMFQTSIGPSGVSTGYMRPETAQGIFVNFRDLYYYNGNKLPFAAAQIGQAFRNEISPRQGLLRVREFTLAEIEHFVDPEDKSHPKFSDVAHLEFLMFPRDEQKPGQSARIISLGEAVSSKDSKIVDNETLGYFIGRVYLFLTHLGIDKNRLRFRQHLANEMAHYAQDCWDAEIETSYGWIECVGIADRSAYDLKAHSEKSRVDLEAQEKYSEPREVEKLVISPVKKAIGLAFKGDQKKVLEALEAMKEEEALKMKTDLESKGEVEFYVCTLEKKVSINSSMVTISKEKKKEHQRVFTPSVIEPSFGIGRIIYCLYEHSYYMRPSKDGNEQFNVFRFPPLVAPIKCTVFPLVQKQEYEEVSKVISKSLTASGISHKIDITGTSIGKRYARTDELGVPFAITVDSVSSVTIRERDSKDQIRVDVSEAASVVKDIAEGVRTWADVWSAFPHHSSGSADE
- the LOC112199560 gene encoding uncharacterized protein LOC112199560, with product MFRSAWRVNETLQVEEAEGGRVLFTFSDPTDRARVWRGAPWGFNRAPVALAEYDGVMLIEKVPLVKSSYWITMQDIPPAFRSERVMTMIGYVLGDFQEIDKQGKKVGKYQIRVEIPLIRPLSFQRWYWVEDTVEFLCKFRYDKLFGRCGVCGLITHVGLPCSGPPLNE